The Mesorhizobium sp. AR02 region AAACGAGATCCGGCGGGGCTCGTTCGAGGACGCGCTGTGCGCCGCGCGCAGTCAGATCGTCAAGTGGACTGCGGTCGCCGCTGGCATTGAGGACCTTACCAGATGTGGGCTGCGTGGCTCGCCGACGGTCGTCAAGCGCGTTTTTGCCCCGACTGCGCGGGCGGAAAAAGCGGAGCATATCGAGACCGCGGAGAAGACCTTGCGCGATGCCGCTGACGAACTCATCGCCGCAATCTTCACCCGTCAGCCGCCGCTGGAACATGAACTCGCCTTCAACAACGGCGCGTGACGGCCAGGAGTAGACAATGTCGACAGCGAATCGAGAACCCGCTCGCCCTGCCGCCGGCCGTGCCGGCATAAAGAAAGAACTGCCTGACCGTTTCAAGGACTACCGGCACGTCTGGGTCTTCATCGAACTCGAACGTGGCCAAGTCCATCCCGTGTCTTTCGAACTGCTCGGCGAAGGCCGCAAGCTGGCCGACAAGCTTGGCGTCCAGCTTGCGGGCGTCGTGCTCGGACCGCCAGGAGAAGCCACCTGGTATGCCGTTGCCGAGGCGTTCGCTTATGGCGCCGACCTTGTCTACATCGCCGAGGTACCGCTGCTCGCCGATTATCGAAATGAGCCGTTTACCAAGGCGATGACGGATCTGGTCGATACCCACAAACCCGAGATCCTTCTTCTCGGAGCGACCACGCTCGGCAGGGATCTTGCCGGGTCCGTGGCGACCACCTTGCAGACCGGGCTCACGGCCGACTGCACCGAACTTGACGTGGATACCGACGGTTCGCTCGCGGCTACCCGTCCGACTTTCGGCGGTTCCTTGTTATGCACGATCTACACGCTCAACTACCGGCCGCAGATGGCGACAGTGCGAGCGAGGGTCATGCCCATGCCGCAGCGCACGGATAAGCCCGTCGGGCGTATCATCCAGCACAAGGTATCTCTGGCCGAGGACGAGATCGTGACCAAAGTCCTCGGCTTCCTGCCTGATAGCCAGTCGGCAAAGGCAAATCTCGCCTATGCCGACGTCGTGGTTGCGGGAGGCCTTGGCCTCGGCGCGGCGGAGAACCTGCAGCTTGTGAAGAATCTCGCTCGAGCAATTGGCGCCGAACATGGCTGTTCGCGCCCGCTGGTCCAGAAAGGCTGGATGCCGGCTGATCGACAGATCGGCCAGACTGGCAAGACCATCCGGCCGAAGCTTTACATTGCGGCGGGGATTTCCGGCGCCATTCAGCACCGGGTTGGAGTTGAGGGCGCCGATCTCATCGTGGCCATCAACACCGACCCGACCGCGCCGATTTTCGATTTTGCCCACCTCGGGATCGTGACCGATGCCATCCGCTTCCTGCCCGCACTTACGGAAGCCTTTACCCGGCGGCTGTCGCCGCACAGTCGCGACAAGCTTGCAAGCTAAGGAAACGGATATGATCGAGGAGAAATTCGACGCCATCGTCGTCGGGGCCGGCATGTCCGGGAACGCAGCTGCTTACATCATGGCAAGCAACGGCCTGAACGTGCTGCAATTGGAGCGCGGTGAATATCCGGGCTCCAAGAACGTTCAGGGCGCCATCATGTACGCGAACATGCTGGAGAAGATCATCCCCGATTTCCGGGATGATGCGCCTCTTGAGCGGCATCTGGTTGAACAGCGGCTTTGGGTGATGGACGAGACCTCCCACACCGGGATTCACTATCGGTCGGATGACTTCAACGAGGCAAAGCCCAACCGCTACACGATCATACGCGCCCAGTTCGACAAATGGTTTTCGCGCAAGGTGCGCGAGGCCGGGGCGACGGTTCTGTGCGAGACGACCGTAACGGAACTCGTCCGTGATGCCCAGGACAAGGTGGTCGGCGTCCGCACGGACCGGGCCGGCGGGCCGATCTTCGCGGACGTGGTCGTTCTCGCAGAAGGTGTCTCGGGACTGCTTGGCACGCGCGCCGGCCTGCGCAAGATGCCGAAACCAGAAACCGTGGCGCTCGCCGTAAAGGAAATGCATTTCCTGCCCGAAGAGGTCATTGAGCAGCGGTTCGGCGTCAAGGGCGATGAAGGCTGCGTCATCGAGGCGGTGGGGACGATCTCCCGCAGCATGGCTGGGCTCGGCTTCCTCTACACCAACAAGGAGTCAATCTCATTGGGCATAGGCTGCCTCGTCTCCGATTTCGCCGCGACGATGGAGAGCCCTTACGTCCTTCTCGATGCGTTCAAAAACCACCCATCGATCCGGCCGCTGATCGCCGGCTCTGAGGTGAAGGAATATGCCGCGCATCTCATTCCCGAAGGCGGCCACAAGGCGGTTCCGCAGCTCTTTGGCGACGGCTGGGTCGTGGTCGGTGATGCCGCCCAATTAAACAACGCGATTCACCGCGAAGGTTCGAACCTCGCCATGACCTCCGGCCGGATCGCGGCTGAGGCAATCGTCGGGGTCAAGCGCCGCAACAATCCGATGACCAGACGAAACCTCACCATCTACAAGACCATGCTGGACAACTCCTTCGTGGTCAAAGACCTTCGGAAATACAAAGACATGCCGGCCTTGATCCACACGAATTCCAGCAACTTCTTCACGACCTATCCGCGCTTGATATCCCTGGCCGCGCAGAACTTGATGCGTGTCGACGGCACACCGAAGATTGAAAAGGAAAAGGCCACCACGCGCGCCTTTATCAACGTGCGTTCTCGCTGGGGGCTGGTCAGCGACGCGGTCCGCCTGGCATTGGCCTGGCGCTGAGGGAAGACAGGATGACGATCGCAGTGACGAATTTACGCGTCGAGGACAAGCTTTACCAGAACCGCTATCTGGTCGATCCTGGCCGGCCGCATATCAAAGTGCGACCGCACGAGAGCCCGAGCGCGAACTTGCGCGCGCTTACCCACATCTGCCCGGCGAAATGCTATGAGTTGAACGACAAGGGTCAAGTGGAGATCACCGCCGACGGCTGCATGGAGTGCGGCACTTGCCGGATATTGTGCGAGAGCAATGGCGAGATCGAGTGGAACTACCCGCGCGGCGGCTTCGGTGTCCTCTTCAAATTCGGGTGATCGGCGATCGCACCGTTTCGGCTGCACCTGAAATGCAAGCAAACGCCAAAGCATTTTTAGACCGATCTCGCAGTTTGAGAGGAGCTCATGAATTCTGTGCTTTCGAATTTCAGAATCCAAAATGGCGCATGGAAGGAGCACTCTGGAAGACCCCTGAGGTGTTTCCATGGCTCTCATGCCGAGCGATAGGCCCGAAGAAGAAGGACCTTCGAACACCCTGCCTGAACCACGGATCAACTCCATCCACGAACCGGACATCTCCCCCAGGGGATTCTACGAAATATCGCAGGTCCTGACTGCCCCCACCCGGCTTGAGATTACCATCGCCAATGTCGTGAATACCCTTTCTTCATTTGTGCAATTGCGCCATGGAGCCATCGTCGTCCTGGACGCCGAAGCAGCGCCGGGGATTACCGCAATCGTCGGCAGTTCCCACCCATCTCAATCAGAAATTGGCCGCGTCATACCGCAAGCCGCGATAGACCGGATCGTCGCTACGGAGGCGCCGCTCATAATACAGGACGTTGGCAAGTCCGAACTATTTCAGGCTGAGGTTCAGCCGTCTTCGAGTGGCGGCACGATCCCAATTGCCTTCATCGGAATCCCGCTAGTAGCTGAGCACGAGATCCTTGGAACATTGTCGATCGACCGCGTCGGTGAGGGCGAGAGCATCTCTACCGGCGACGAGGACGTACGGTTCCTGACCATGGTGGCCAACCTTGTCGGCCGCACCATTCGTCTCCATCGTATGCTGAGTATGGATGGTCAGCGATACATTGAGGAGCAAGGGCGACCGGAGAAGTCGTTCGACGAGAACAGGGCCGACGCAGCGCGGCATCGGCAAATCAAAATCGACGGGATCATCGGGGAAAGTCTCGCGCTCAAGCGGGTACTCGAAACCGTCTCGGTCGTGGCGAGAACCAATTCCACAGTGCTTCTGCGGGGCGAAAGCGGCACTGGCAAGGAATTCTTTGCCCAAGCCATCCACAAGCTTTCAGCCCGGGGGAAGAAGGCTTTCGTCAAATTAAACTGCGCAGCACTGTCTGAAAGCGTTCTGGAATCAGAGTTGTTTGGGCACGAAAAGGGCTCCTTCACCGGGGCTATCTCGCAGCGCGCCGGCCGCTTCGAACTGGCAAATGGCGGAACGCTGCTACTTGATGAAATCGGCGAGATTTCGCCTGCTTTTCAAGCCAAGCTGTTGCGCGTCCTGCAGGAAGGCGAACTAGAGCGAGTCGGCGGCACGAGAACGCTTCAGGTCGATGTCCGGCTCATATGCGCCACCAACAAGGATCTTGAGACGGCTGTCTTAAATGGGCAGTTCAGGGCCGACCTTTATTACCGCATCAATGTCGTGCCAATCATCCTACCCCCGCTCAGAGAGCGCGCCGGCGATATTCCACGCCTTGCGAACGCGTTCCTCGAGCGGTTCAACAAGGAAAACCATCGCGAGCTCGCCTTCGCGCCGCTGGCGCTTGACCTGATCTCGCAATGCTATTTCCCTGGCAATGTCCGCGAGTTGGAAAACTGCGTTCAAAGGACAGCGACACTTGCGCGTTCGACGACGATCACTCCATCGGATTTCGCTTGCCAGAACAACCAATGCCTTTCTTCGCTTCTCTGGAAAGGAGCCGGCCCTTCGCATGGCGGCAATGCCACGGACGAGCTCTCGAAGATGCCGATCCGGCGCATCGAGGCCCCGGAAGGGTTCTCGCCCGTGAAGGCCTGCGATCCCAATGATCCCGCTTGCCCCGCAAAGGGCCGGCACCTGACGGAACGCGAGCGGCTGACCGACGCGATGCAGAAGGCCGGTTGGGTTCAGGCCAAGGCGGCTCGTGTCCTGGGCCTCACGCCGCGGCAGGTCGGCTACGCTCTGCGCCGGTATGGTATCGAGGTGAAGAAATTCTAGCCAGGCGTGCTGGCGACTTCAAACGTCAGTTCGGAGTGTCGTCCTCACGCTGTGCGTGCCCAGGACGCGGTGCCTCCTCGACCCGATTGGCTGGTGCGCTGTCACAAGCCGGACAAAATTGTGCCGGAGCAAACCGACAGAATGCGACACGCAGAGCCAATCGGGAACTAGAACCGCTCTTTGAGCCGGCATAACTCTTGCGCCTTGAACTGCGACGTTACCAGCAACGGAGCCGTTTGATGTCCGCACCGACAATTTCGCTTCAGGGCCTGACCAGCACGACAGTCTTCGATGAGTTGCTGGCGACCCCGAGGTCCGGTGGCTGCGCATCGTCAACCTGCGGCGTGGCGGGAAAGCCGGAGGACATGGATCCGGCTGTCTGGGACAAGATCAAGGATCACCCGTGCTTTTCGGAAGAAGCGCATCACTTTTTCGCGCGCATGCACGTCGCGGTCGCACCGGCCTGCAATGTCCAGTGCAACTACTGCAATCGCAAATATGACTGCGCCAACGAAAGTCGGCCTGGGGTCGTTTCGGAAAAACTGACACCCGACCAGGCGCTGCGCAAGGTGATCGCGGTCGCCAACGAGGTGCCGCAGCTTTCCGTACTCGGGATCGCCGGACCGGGCGATGCCTGTTACGACTGGAAAAAGACAAGGACAACCTTCGAAAGCGTCGCCAGAGAGGTCCCCGACATCAAGCTTTGCGTCTCAACCAATGGGCTCGCGCTGCCTGACCATGTCGCCGAGCTCGCCGACATGAACGTCGATCACGTGACTATCACCATCAACATGGTCGACCCGGAAGTCGGCGCAAAGATCTATCCTTGGATCTTTTACGATCATCGCCGCTACGCCGGCATCGAGGCCGCCCGAATCCTGCACGAGCGGCAGATGTTGGGCCTGGAGATGCTCACCGCGCGCGGCATCCTCACGAAAATCAATTCGGTGATGATTCCCGGCGTCAACGACGAGCATCTGATCGACGTGAACAAATTGGTCAAGGAGCGTGGCGCGTTCCTGCATAACGTCATGCCGCTGATTTCCGACCCGGCGCACGGTACGCACTACGGCCTGACTGGGCAGCGCGGTCCAAATGCAACAGAGTTGAAGGCGCTTCAGGATCGTCTCGACGGGGGCGCCAAGTTGATGCGCCACTGCCGGCAGTGCCGGGCCGATGCCGTCGGCCTGCTCGGCGGGGATCGTGGCCAGGAATTCACGCTCGACCGGATTGCCGGCAAGGACACCTACGACTCCAGCAAGCGCGAGGCCTATCGACAGGTGGTCGCGCACGAGCGCCGTGATCATGTGGCGGCCAGGAGCGCGGCGATCGGAATGGTCAAGGCAGCAGGCTCCGGCAAGTCCCTTCTCGTCGCGGTGGCGACTAAGGGGGGCGGCCGTGTCAATGAACACTTCGGTCATGCAAGGGAATTCCAACTTTTTGAAGCCTCGCCGAAAGGGATCAGCTTTGTTGGGCATCGCAAGGTCGAGCAGTATTGCGTCGGCGGCTGGGGCGAAAAGGCCACCCTCGACGGCGTCATCGCTGCGCTGGATGGCATAGACATCGTGCTCTGCGCCAAGATCGGAAATTGCCCGAAGGATCAGCTCGCGGAAGCGGGAATCCGAGCAACGGACGCTTATGGTCATGACTACATCGAAACCGCAATTAGCGCAGTTTACGCCACCGCGTTTGCGATCGGACCACTGGCTGCAACGGCCTAGCCGTCTCATTCCAATCCACCAGGAGTTAAAATGGCTTTCAAGATCATCGCGTCCCAATGCACCCAATGCGGCGCCTGCGAGTTCGAATGTCCCTCTGTAGCGATCAAATTCAAGGGCGAGGCCTATGTGATCGATCCGAACAAATGCACCGAATGCAAGGAGGCCGCCGACACGCAGCAATGCGTATCGGTATGTCCGGTGCCGAAGACCTGCGTCCCTGCTTGACTCCGTTTCGGCTTCGCCGCGACCGCGTCGCCTCAGAAGGAGGCTCTAACTCGAAAGGAATGAATCGCATGTGGCTCGGACGCGAACAGGACATCGAAATCCGCAAGCCTCCGCGATTTACGCCGGGTGAGCGGGTGCGTGCCACACGACACATAAAGAATGACGGCACCTATCCTGGCAGGGAGATCGGCGAAAACCTCGTGCGGAAGGGCGACGAAGGTTATGTGCGCGACATTGGCACCTTTCTCCAGCAGTTCTTCATCTACGCGGTCGAATGGATCGATCGCGGCACGGTGGTCGGCATGCGAGCGCGTGAACTGATGAGCCTCGACAAAGCGGAGGCTCCTTGCAGTGCCGAAAGCAGTGCCCGTGAAGGAACGGCTCGATGAAAGTCATGATCCGCAGGACCGGTGCTGGCTTGTCGGCGTATCTCCCAAAGAAGGATTGCGAAGAGGCCATCATCAAGCTGGAGAACGAACATTTGTGGGGCGGGGCCATAACACTCAGGAACGGCTGGCAGTTCGTCCTACCCGACCTTCCGCCCGATACGCGTTTGCCGATCACCGTCGAGGCAAGAAAGATCTCCGACGAGGACTGATGTTGCGGGTGGAAGAGGGTGCGAGAGCAATGAGCATGAACACGATCCTGAACTTGGGCCACCTCGTCGTCATCCAGGGCAGTTTTGCCGAAAAGCTGCTTGACCTTGCGCGCAACGCGCTCGGGGCCGATGAGATGATCCCATATCTCGGTCCGGGCCTTCTCCGCCTCAGTTCCGCTGAACCGTCGGTGCCGTGCACGCCGGAAGCCGTCGCCGCGGCGCTAAATAGCCGGGCGCCAGCCCCTTCAAAGATTCGCACCAATATGTGGTCCGTCGCGCAGTTCATCGAACAGCGCCGGCATCGCCGGACGCTTCAGGCATGGATGGCGGAGATATTCGCAGCGCCGGCGGCGCCGAGTGTTCTCCACACCTGGCTCGCGAGACTGCCGCTCTCCCTAATCATCGATAGCTGGTACGACAGTGCCATGCGCACGACCCTCGCAGAGGCCGGCCGAACGGACGTCGTTGAGATACAAGGCGTCACGCGGGCGAACGAATTCGGTGACATTTGGACGAAAGCCTACGACTTGTCTGGGAGCGAACTCGAACCCGGATCAGCCGCAAAGACGGTTCTCTATACGCCTCACGGCAGCATTAGGCCGGCCGCAAACTTTCTGGTCGCGGATTCCGATTATGTCGAAGTGCTCACCGAGATCGATCTCCAGACGCCGATTCCTGATGTGGTGAAGGAACGGCGCACCTATCGAGGCCTTTTCTTCGTCGGTTGCCGTTTCAACGATCAGATGCTGCGCACCTTCGCCCGACAGATCATGAAGCGCTCCAAAGGGCCACACTATGCGGTGATGGATGCGGCAATACTGACCAAGAACGAACGCCGTTTCCTTGCGGCAAGCGCAATTACGGTCATCGATATGCCCTTAGGTGAAGCCGCTGCTCGCCTCGTCGGATCGGGCACTGCTGTAGATGGTGGCAAGATTTTCGTTAACGGGCGTCGTTAGTTGTGGGTCTCTCGCTTGCCTCAGGAAGCGTCGGAATTCAGTCTGGAACATACACGTGGGTACTGATGCAATTGGCGGCGCGACGAAGCCTCTGTATTCGTCCAAGCATGAGCAAGCGGCCGGGTGGGGCCGTGGCTTCAGCACGCTGCTGCGCATTACCCGCATGAATTTGCGGAACCGGTGGCAGGTCGCCTTCGCTTTCGGATCGACGATCGTAGCGGCAATCCTCCAGCTGCTCATTCCCCAGCTTCTCGGCCAGGCTGTCGACCACACTCAGATAGCGATTGGGGGCGGTGTTGCGGCGATCCCCGCAGAACAAGCGCTCTGGACTTCGGCTCTCCTGCTGCTCGCCGCGAGTACGCTACGCGGCCTGTTCACGATGGCGCAGAACTATTTTGCGGAGGCCGTCGGGCATCACGTCGCGTACGAACTGCGACTTGCTTGCTACGACAAGATCCAACGTCTCAGCTTTTCTTTTCACGACCGGGTTCATTCAGGCGATCTAATCACCCTCGGCATGCTCGATCTCGACGGCGTGCGGATGTATTTTTCCACCGCCCTGGTTCGTATGCTTCTGCTCACCATGCTGATGGGCATCGGCGCCTACACGATGATATCAACCGACCCGGTGCTCGGGGTTATCGCGCTGAGTTTCGTCCCTTTCGTAGCCTGGCGCTCGTCGGTCACACAGCTAAAGCTACGCGCCACCTGGCTCGACCTGCAGGAGCGGCTTTCGGTTCTAGGCCGCGTGATGGAGGAGAATCTCGCAGGCATCCGCGTTGTCCGCGCGTTTTCGGCACAGGCCTATGAGATGGTGAAGTTCGACCGCGCCTCGAAGAATGCGCTCGCCCTCGCCCACGAGCAGGTTGACGTCTACGTGCCCAACACGTCGGCGATGACGCTGTCATTCTTTTTGGCCATGGGGTTGGTCCTCTGGATCGGTTGCAACAAGCTCATCGCGGGCCAAATCAGCGTCGGAACGCTCGCCACGTTCCTTGCGTTTATGACCATTCTGCAAATGCCCGTCCGGCAGATCGGCCTAATGGTCAATGGCTTCGCCCGCGCTTACACTTGCGGCTCGCGCCTCTTCGGCCTGCTCGACCAGGACATCACGATCAGGGATGCTTCCGGCGCCAAACCGCTCGAGATCAGTGAAGGCACTCTGAGCTTCAATAATGTCTCGTTTGTATATCCCGGCACCGGAAACCGCCCCATTCTGAAGAATATCAGCTTTAGCGCCCGTAGAGGCGAAACGATCGCTATCGTCGGTCCGCCGGGTTCGGGCAAATCGACAATCGCTCACCTGATCGCCCGCTTTTATGACGTCACCGGGGGCACCATCACGCTTGACGGGCAGGACATCCGCGCGGTCACCCTTGCCACACTTCGCAAGGAAGTCGCAGTCGTACAGCAGGATGCATTCCTGTTCACTACCACGATCGAGAACAACATCGCTTATGGCGATCCCTGGGCGAAAGAACAGCGAATCGAGCGCGCCAGCGAATCCGCCCAGTTGCACGATTACATCCTCAGCCTCCCCGCAGGCTACAAGACGGTCGTTGGCGAACGCGGCGCCACCCTCTCGGGCGGCCAGCGCCAGCGTCTCACGATAGCTCGCACAATGATGCTGCGCCCATCAATCGTCATTTTCGACGACTCAACGGCCGCGATCGACGCCGCCACTGAGCAGCGCATCCGCGCGGCGATACGGCGATTCGCCAAGGATAGGGTGACGATCATCATTGCCCACCGGCTGAGTTCGCTCAGGCACGCCGACCGGATCCTGTTTATTGACAATGGCGAGATCGTGGAACGCGGCACCCATCAAGAGCTGTTGGCTAAGCGAGGACGCTATAAGGCCCTTTATGATCTCCAGTTGCGCCCGGAAGATGACAGTGCGATCACG contains the following coding sequences:
- the nifT gene encoding putative nitrogen fixation protein NifT, with product MKVMIRRTGAGLSAYLPKKDCEEAIIKLENEHLWGGAITLRNGWQFVLPDLPPDTRLPITVEARKISDED
- a CDS encoding SIR2 family NAD-dependent protein deacylase, with the protein product MNTILNLGHLVVIQGSFAEKLLDLARNALGADEMIPYLGPGLLRLSSAEPSVPCTPEAVAAALNSRAPAPSKIRTNMWSVAQFIEQRRHRRTLQAWMAEIFAAPAAPSVLHTWLARLPLSLIIDSWYDSAMRTTLAEAGRTDVVEIQGVTRANEFGDIWTKAYDLSGSELEPGSAAKTVLYTPHGSIRPAANFLVADSDYVEVLTEIDLQTPIPDVVKERRTYRGLFFVGCRFNDQMLRTFARQIMKRSKGPHYAVMDAAILTKNERRFLAASAITVIDMPLGEAAARLVGSGTAVDGGKIFVNGRR
- a CDS encoding ferredoxin family protein; the encoded protein is MTIAVTNLRVEDKLYQNRYLVDPGRPHIKVRPHESPSANLRALTHICPAKCYELNDKGQVEITADGCMECGTCRILCESNGEIEWNYPRGGFGVLFKFG
- a CDS encoding 4Fe-4S binding protein — encoded protein: MAFKIIASQCTQCGACEFECPSVAIKFKGEAYVIDPNKCTECKEAADTQQCVSVCPVPKTCVPA
- a CDS encoding nitrogen fixation protein NifZ; protein product: MWLGREQDIEIRKPPRFTPGERVRATRHIKNDGTYPGREIGENLVRKGDEGYVRDIGTFLQQFFIYAVEWIDRGTVVGMRARELMSLDKAEAPCSAESSAREGTAR
- the nifA gene encoding nif-specific transcriptional activator NifA encodes the protein MALMPSDRPEEEGPSNTLPEPRINSIHEPDISPRGFYEISQVLTAPTRLEITIANVVNTLSSFVQLRHGAIVVLDAEAAPGITAIVGSSHPSQSEIGRVIPQAAIDRIVATEAPLIIQDVGKSELFQAEVQPSSSGGTIPIAFIGIPLVAEHEILGTLSIDRVGEGESISTGDEDVRFLTMVANLVGRTIRLHRMLSMDGQRYIEEQGRPEKSFDENRADAARHRQIKIDGIIGESLALKRVLETVSVVARTNSTVLLRGESGTGKEFFAQAIHKLSARGKKAFVKLNCAALSESVLESELFGHEKGSFTGAISQRAGRFELANGGTLLLDEIGEISPAFQAKLLRVLQEGELERVGGTRTLQVDVRLICATNKDLETAVLNGQFRADLYYRINVVPIILPPLRERAGDIPRLANAFLERFNKENHRELAFAPLALDLISQCYFPGNVRELENCVQRTATLARSTTITPSDFACQNNQCLSSLLWKGAGPSHGGNATDELSKMPIRRIEAPEGFSPVKACDPNDPACPAKGRHLTERERLTDAMQKAGWVQAKAARVLGLTPRQVGYALRRYGIEVKKF
- a CDS encoding FAD-dependent oxidoreductase, whose translation is MIEEKFDAIVVGAGMSGNAAAYIMASNGLNVLQLERGEYPGSKNVQGAIMYANMLEKIIPDFRDDAPLERHLVEQRLWVMDETSHTGIHYRSDDFNEAKPNRYTIIRAQFDKWFSRKVREAGATVLCETTVTELVRDAQDKVVGVRTDRAGGPIFADVVVLAEGVSGLLGTRAGLRKMPKPETVALAVKEMHFLPEEVIEQRFGVKGDEGCVIEAVGTISRSMAGLGFLYTNKESISLGIGCLVSDFAATMESPYVLLDAFKNHPSIRPLIAGSEVKEYAAHLIPEGGHKAVPQLFGDGWVVVGDAAQLNNAIHREGSNLAMTSGRIAAEAIVGVKRRNNPMTRRNLTIYKTMLDNSFVVKDLRKYKDMPALIHTNSSNFFTTYPRLISLAAQNLMRVDGTPKIEKEKATTRAFINVRSRWGLVSDAVRLALAWR
- the nifB gene encoding nitrogenase cofactor biosynthesis protein NifB codes for the protein MSAPTISLQGLTSTTVFDELLATPRSGGCASSTCGVAGKPEDMDPAVWDKIKDHPCFSEEAHHFFARMHVAVAPACNVQCNYCNRKYDCANESRPGVVSEKLTPDQALRKVIAVANEVPQLSVLGIAGPGDACYDWKKTRTTFESVAREVPDIKLCVSTNGLALPDHVAELADMNVDHVTITINMVDPEVGAKIYPWIFYDHRRYAGIEAARILHERQMLGLEMLTARGILTKINSVMIPGVNDEHLIDVNKLVKERGAFLHNVMPLISDPAHGTHYGLTGQRGPNATELKALQDRLDGGAKLMRHCRQCRADAVGLLGGDRGQEFTLDRIAGKDTYDSSKREAYRQVVAHERRDHVAARSAAIGMVKAAGSGKSLLVAVATKGGGRVNEHFGHAREFQLFEASPKGISFVGHRKVEQYCVGGWGEKATLDGVIAALDGIDIVLCAKIGNCPKDQLAEAGIRATDAYGHDYIETAISAVYATAFAIGPLAATA
- a CDS encoding ABC transporter ATP-binding protein, with product MGTDAIGGATKPLYSSKHEQAAGWGRGFSTLLRITRMNLRNRWQVAFAFGSTIVAAILQLLIPQLLGQAVDHTQIAIGGGVAAIPAEQALWTSALLLLAASTLRGLFTMAQNYFAEAVGHHVAYELRLACYDKIQRLSFSFHDRVHSGDLITLGMLDLDGVRMYFSTALVRMLLLTMLMGIGAYTMISTDPVLGVIALSFVPFVAWRSSVTQLKLRATWLDLQERLSVLGRVMEENLAGIRVVRAFSAQAYEMVKFDRASKNALALAHEQVDVYVPNTSAMTLSFFLAMGLVLWIGCNKLIAGQISVGTLATFLAFMTILQMPVRQIGLMVNGFARAYTCGSRLFGLLDQDITIRDASGAKPLEISEGTLSFNNVSFVYPGTGNRPILKNISFSARRGETIAIVGPPGSGKSTIAHLIARFYDVTGGTITLDGQDIRAVTLATLRKEVAVVQQDAFLFTTTIENNIAYGDPWAKEQRIERASESAQLHDYILSLPAGYKTVVGERGATLSGGQRQRLTIARTMMLRPSIVIFDDSTAAIDAATEQRIRAAIRRFAKDRVTIIIAHRLSSLRHADRILFIDNGEIVERGTHQELLAKRGRYKALYDLQLRPEDDSAITHRGAP
- a CDS encoding electron transfer flavoprotein subunit alpha/FixB family protein, whose protein sequence is MSTANREPARPAAGRAGIKKELPDRFKDYRHVWVFIELERGQVHPVSFELLGEGRKLADKLGVQLAGVVLGPPGEATWYAVAEAFAYGADLVYIAEVPLLADYRNEPFTKAMTDLVDTHKPEILLLGATTLGRDLAGSVATTLQTGLTADCTELDVDTDGSLAATRPTFGGSLLCTIYTLNYRPQMATVRARVMPMPQRTDKPVGRIIQHKVSLAEDEIVTKVLGFLPDSQSAKANLAYADVVVAGGLGLGAAENLQLVKNLARAIGAEHGCSRPLVQKGWMPADRQIGQTGKTIRPKLYIAAGISGAIQHRVGVEGADLIVAINTDPTAPIFDFAHLGIVTDAIRFLPALTEAFTRRLSPHSRDKLAS